Within Mucilaginibacter inviolabilis, the genomic segment TAAAGCCCCCGTATCTCCCATAAATATTTTGGCCGGGGTGATGTTATAGCGTAAAAATCCCGCTACCGCCCCTACCATCGCCAGGCAAATAGCAGCCAGTTCATACTGTTTTACCGACATCAGCATCAAGGCCAGGGTACCATTAACAATCAGTCCGGTGGTGGCGGCAAGGCCATCTATCCCATCTATCAAATTAAAGGAGTTTACAATCAGCATGATCAACAGGATAGAGAAGACAGCGCTGGGGACATAGGGCAAATTAAAAATACCGAATATGCCATACATGCTGGTGATCCGGATATCGCCCGGCAATACCAGGATGGCCGCCACAATAAACTGGATCAGGAATTTGGTACTGGAGTTTACACCCGAAAGATCGTCCTTTAAACCCATGGCAAATAAAATGATACAGGCTATCAGCAAATAACTAATGGGCAGGGCCTTATCTATAATACTGAATAACAGGGTGGTAATAATAAAGCTTACAAATATGGCCACACCACCCAGGCGGGGTATGCCATGGTCATGCTGTTTGCGGAAATGCCCTACATCATCATATAAATGACGCGCCCGTGCCACATGTAAAATGGACGGTATGGCTAACCAAGTTATAAGAGTTGATATTACAAGTATTAAAACCTGATATCCAAAATTGTTAGGATGCAATAGTTCTATCATGTAAGCGCTTTTATAATGTTAGCGGGGGCTATCTTATAAAAACAGTGTAAATTATTCACTCCTTATACGAGTATCAATAATTTAAGTTTAAGTTGAAATTAAAGAAATTGAACTATTTTTCGGAGGGGCTTTAAAACCAGGGTTAGTACAGGAAACGGGATTCTATTTTGACGCATAGCCAGCAAATCAAATTGCCAGGCCTTTACCCTGTTCTTTAAGTTTTTGCTACTAATGCCACCGGCACGCATGTTAACCATTACCATTTTTAAATGATAACTCCTGATCTGATGCCGGTACATCAACCGGAGCATCAATTCATAATCAGCCGCCGATCCATGATCAAGACTGTAGAAGCCAAATTGGTCAAATAAACTACGCCTGCAATAAAAGGTGGGATGCGGCGGCATAAATCCCAGCTTAAAAGAGTTATGGTTACATGTACCGGAGCGCCATTTACGGATAATCTGCCGGTGCTGATCAACAATATCCAGATCGCCATATAATGCTTCTATGTGGTGCTGCGCAAACGCATCTGCTATTGAATGTAAAACATGTTCATCGGCAAAATGATCGTCGGCATTTAGCATACCCACTACATCGCCGGTGGCCAGCCGGATACCTTTATTCATGGCGTCATATATGCCCTTATCCGGTTCTGAAATTAAAATTTGGATATGCTCACGATATTCATCGATGATCTGAAGCGTATGGTCTGTGGAGCCGCCGTCAACAATAATATACTCCAAATTGGGGTAGTTTTGGCTGATGACGGATTGGATACATTGCCTGATGGTATCCTGAGCATTATAAACTACTGTAACCAGGGAGAGCTTCAAAACGTACAAATGGGAAAAGAATTACCGATATATATACCCGCAAATTATGTATTTTTGAAATCAATCCCTAATTATATAGTTATTTAGCTTCTACACGTTTCTATGCGCAATTGTACCCTTACTCTTTTATTTCTCGGGATAATTTTTGTTTTAACCTCCTGTTCCAGCAAACAATACCAATTGCTTTTTGAACAAAAAACCGCCAGCCCGGATAGCAGTTCGGTACAAAAAAATACGGCTGTAACCATGGCTACCTATCGTATAAAACCCCAGGATATACTACAGATCAGGAACCTGCAAAATGTGAAGTATATTGTGGATGATGCTCCGACTGGCAATACCACTTCCGGTGGAAGCACAGGCAACAGTACAGGGCAAACCTTCCAGGTTGATGATGATGGTACCGTAGCCCTGCCCGTTATTGGCCATGTAGCAGTAGCTGGCCTTACCCGGTCTGAAGCGGCTAAACACATAGAAGAACTTTATCGTAAAAGCCTGCTCAAAGACCCTATCATTGAACTAAAAATTGTAAACCTGAAGGTTACATTATTGGGCGAAATTAAAGGACAGGGAAATTATCCGCTAACCAAAGACAGGACCACCCTCGTAGAGATGATTGGCGCGGCTGGTGGTCTTACAGATAAAGCCAATGAAACCAATATTCAAATTATACGGGGCGACCAGCTAAATCCGCAGGTAACAGTTATTAACCTCCGGAATATCCAATCTATCAATGATTCCCGCGCCATTCTTCAAAATGGAGATATTATTTATATTGCCCAAAACAAACGCGCTGTAAGGAACGAGAATCTGCAAAATATATCCGTGATCAGTCAACCGGTGTTGCTTTTGTTGAATACAGCTCTAATTATTTTCACGCTTTCCCATCGCTAATGGAAGAAACAGAAAAAATTCAGCGAAAACTGCCCAACCAGGAAATTGACTATTTTAAGATCGGTAAAATATTGTTGAGCCGCTGGTATTGGATAGCGGCTTCCGTGGGCATACTTGTGCTTATTTCTTATACTTATCTATGGTATACTCCCAAAACCTATTCATCATCAGGAACATTAAAAATTGAAGAAAAAAAATCGGAAATATCGGACCTGGTAACTGTAATGGCTGTTCCCGAACGCGGGCCATCAAAAATACAAAGTATTACCTCCGTACTGCAAAGCCGCAACCTCATCCTCAGCGCTATAAAACACCTGGATTACAGGATAAGCTTTTATATCATGGGGCGGGTACGTACTTCGGAAATCTATCCTTCAAAGCCATTGAACATTGAGCTGATCAGGTTTGATAGCTTAAATTTTTATCATGATCAAATAGGCTTTAAAGCGCTTAATAACAAATCATTTGAGCTCTCCTACAAAATTGCCGGCAAAGAGGTTCAAAATACGTTTAGATATGATACTCCCGTAAATATAGGCCCTACCAGTTTCACCATAAAATACCCGGGAATGCTGAGTAAAAACACCGTTTATCTATTTAAATTCAATATCCCTGAAGATTATATAGACCGTGTAAAAGGAGGTTTATACACTGGCGAAACATCAAAAAACTCCAATATTATCGGCCTGCAGGAAATTGACTCTAACCCTCAGTTTGCCGCCGATATTATCAATAGTATCATGAATGAGTATGTTTCTTTTGATCGTAATCAAAAGGCACAATCGGCTTCGCAAATGATCGACTTTATTGATAGCCAACTGGCTTTTTTGTCAACAGAAGTTAAAGGTTCGGAAAACTCCATTGAAAAATACAAGCAAAAATCAAAGATCCTGGATGTAAGTTCGGCTTCCACCACATCGGTTACAAAAGCAGCCGAAATTGAATCAAACAAGTCGCTGTTAAAAATTCAGTTAATGGCTCTTGATCAACTCAAAGACCAGATCACCAGGGAAAAAGACAATGTCAATTTAAATTTTACCACTGCCGGGGCCGACAATCATTTACTGCAGGCCATGGTTGAAAAACTGGATGCCCTGATACAGGAACGGAACGCATTATTAAAAACTTATAATAATGATTCGCAACCTATCCGCGATATCAACCAGCAAGTATTACAAATAAAGCTGAATGCCCTGAATAATATCAAGATTTTACGTTCAGGAATTGAAAAAAACATTGCTTTTTTAGACAGTCAGCTTTCGCAGATTAATCAAACTATCATGACATTGCCTGCAGCTCAACGCGACCTGGTGAGTTTGCAGCGGGATTTTGAGATCAACGATAAGGTGTATTCATTTTTATCAGAAAAAAAGCTGGAGGCACAAATAAGCAGGGCGGGAATATTGCCGGGGGCTACCATTATTGAACCTGCGCAGCCTAATTTTAATCCAGTAACACCAGATGAGCATAATATTCATCGCTCGGCCATTATCCTGGGTTTAGTTATTGGTTTGGGTCTTATTATTGTTGTGCGGATCATGAACCCTTACATTTACGATAAAGAAACTATCGAAAGTCTTACCTCTGTACCTATATTGGGCATCATCCGCAAATTCCCGGAACCCATTGACGAAAACAACGGACAAATTCTGGCGCTCGTTAAACCCAAATCTATCTTTGCAGAATCGGTGCGTTCTGTTCGTACCAATTT encodes:
- a CDS encoding MraY family glycosyltransferase; amino-acid sequence: MIELLHPNNFGYQVLILVISTLITWLAIPSILHVARARHLYDDVGHFRKQHDHGIPRLGGVAIFVSFIITTLLFSIIDKALPISYLLIACIILFAMGLKDDLSGVNSSTKFLIQFIVAAILVLPGDIRITSMYGIFGIFNLPYVPSAVFSILLIMLIVNSFNLIDGIDGLAATTGLIVNGTLALMLMSVKQYELAAICLAMVGAVAGFLRYNITPAKIFMGDTGALLIGLVSAVMAIKYTEISKVSISDVPHLFTAPALTVAILIGPVFDTLRVFTLRILKGVSPFDADRNHMHHRMLKLGLTHLQATLLLAGMNLGAIGFVLLFSDLSNTFLISVILLIPIIFNWMITFCIRSKEREQVALRNLFV
- a CDS encoding glycosyltransferase family 2 protein — encoded protein: MKLSLVTVVYNAQDTIRQCIQSVISQNYPNLEYIIVDGGSTDHTLQIIDEYREHIQILISEPDKGIYDAMNKGIRLATGDVVGMLNADDHFADEHVLHSIADAFAQHHIEALYGDLDIVDQHRQIIRKWRSGTCNHNSFKLGFMPPHPTFYCRRSLFDQFGFYSLDHGSAADYELMLRLMYRHQIRSYHLKMVMVNMRAGGISSKNLKNRVKAWQFDLLAMRQNRIPFPVLTLVLKPLRKIVQFL
- a CDS encoding polysaccharide biosynthesis/export family protein: MRNCTLTLLFLGIIFVLTSCSSKQYQLLFEQKTASPDSSSVQKNTAVTMATYRIKPQDILQIRNLQNVKYIVDDAPTGNTTSGGSTGNSTGQTFQVDDDGTVALPVIGHVAVAGLTRSEAAKHIEELYRKSLLKDPIIELKIVNLKVTLLGEIKGQGNYPLTKDRTTLVEMIGAAGGLTDKANETNIQIIRGDQLNPQVTVINLRNIQSINDSRAILQNGDIIYIAQNKRAVRNENLQNISVISQPVLLLLNTALIIFTLSHR
- a CDS encoding GumC family protein; translated protein: MEETEKIQRKLPNQEIDYFKIGKILLSRWYWIAASVGILVLISYTYLWYTPKTYSSSGTLKIEEKKSEISDLVTVMAVPERGPSKIQSITSVLQSRNLILSAIKHLDYRISFYIMGRVRTSEIYPSKPLNIELIRFDSLNFYHDQIGFKALNNKSFELSYKIAGKEVQNTFRYDTPVNIGPTSFTIKYPGMLSKNTVYLFKFNIPEDYIDRVKGGLYTGETSKNSNIIGLQEIDSNPQFAADIINSIMNEYVSFDRNQKAQSASQMIDFIDSQLAFLSTEVKGSENSIEKYKQKSKILDVSSASTTSVTKAAEIESNKSLLKIQLMALDQLKDQITREKDNVNLNFTTAGADNHLLQAMVEKLDALIQERNALLKTYNNDSQPIRDINQQVLQIKLNALNNIKILRSGIEKNIAFLDSQLSQINQTIMTLPAAQRDLVSLQRDFEINDKVYSFLSEKKLEAQISRAGILPGATIIEPAQPNFNPVTPDEHNIHRSAIILGLVIGLGLIIVVRIMNPYIYDKETIESLTSVPILGIIRKFPEPIDENNGQILALVKPKSIFAESVRSVRTNLSFLASDKQNKVICITSEVAGEGKSFVAVNLSSTLSLIDKKVVLIGADLRRSRIHKIFNVSNDIGLSNYLAHQKELDDIIFHSEQENLDFIISGPVPPNPSELLHSERMKVLIAQLKTRYDIVMIDTAPIGLVSDAIPLIRMSDINVFVIRSGRSKFYAATVPQRVAQEYQLNNTVIVLNAFEEEPLHSRYYTTKFTGDSSGVHYYYYADYNGYEDSGYYLDDNKTKWWNIRRWFKY